The DNA window AGGCAGGcttgaaaattttgaaaatatttaaagaaCATCTGATATTGTGCAGGGAttccaagaaaaaattaaccaaTTACACTAATCTACTAAAATTGTCTTCTACCGTAGTCTATTTAATGATAACTGTGGCGCTATCAAAACGTCGGGATTATTCATCTACTAATGATGACAGAGTGAGTGAAATAACTGAATTGTGCGACATTATAGATGATTTAGATTTGTTagtgtttttattacagTATATAGAGCATTGGAGATGGCACAGTCGTCTGGCTATGAGAATTCGTGATGTCATTCAAATTTTATACAAGTTAATTGTCTTACAATTCGGGGATGAAACTATTTTCAAGAATGCAGAAAAATATtgctataaaaaaaatggtattCCGTTTCCAGGATATGATGATCTTGCTGATGTAAAGACAGGAAGTGGTCcaggaaaaacaaaatatccCTCCACCAATTTTGAACAGTCATCTAAGTTAAAAGTTAATCCAGTTCAGTTTGAATCATTTAAAGAAGACATTACTTCCAGATTCCCAGTCGCAGAATTAGATTCATATATGGAAGAAAACTTTGATAATCCAAATTCCTTAGCGCAGTTTTTAGAAATTACAAGACCCAAGtctaaaaacattttaaataataatctacCGGCCCCACAACAGGATTTGCAGCTATCTGGAAAAATTGTACATACTCCATATCCATCACCCTTGTTGGAACCTATGTCTATGAtgtctaataataatgtatCTAACAATACTAATTTTGTCGGAGGcatgaaaaaaagtaatggtaaaaaaacCTTTCAAGTAAATTTGGCCTATCCCTTTGTTTTCCCAGTCAATGAGCCTACGAATTTCCATGAATTGCCATACAATGTTCAGGAGGCCATGGATATAATGACTCATAGTGTTCAAGAAACTTTGGAAAGTGTTCAACTATCCTAtgaaaaaactttatttatGGAAAAAGAACGTGGTTGGTTAGATCCAAGTCAAGACAAGAGAGTTCCTCAAAAATTTTGCTATGAACAAGACATCAACACTAACCAAAACGCCAAAATTATGAAAAGGATTGAAAGGTTGTATGAAGGTGGACTACCAACCTTTAACTCTTTGATTTACGTTGTCCTTCAAATCATTGAAAcgaatttaaataataaaaattatgatAGCACCAACAGTTCCCAAAAAgctattttaaaaagcaAAACCACTGTTTTGGCATCTTCTTTGGGCatagtttatttattatgcAAATGGTTCAGGTTGAGTCATATATGcaaatttgaatattttatcacTTTGATTTATGATTCCAAGTATGTTGATATATGTGCATctttaattgaaaataattttgttattgacCGTTataattctatttttaatgtgGAAAATGATATAAATGATTTTTGGACATATTGTTCTaaatactttaaaaaaagtgatgGCATTTTAGAAGCACAGGAAAGAACAAAACTTAATGTGGGTATTAATACTACTAACGACGCTAGTATAGTTAGcaacgataataataaaaaaactgatTTTGATAGTGACGATGAGGGAGAGGGGATAAATGGGTCGTACTCTGAAGATGATCATGATTTAaacataatatatttaaatgtaGAATTTTATTCCTTGTCTTTGCTTCAGCAGTTGTTAGGTAAAAGAACGCAGAGATTGAAGGATTTACCCCTAACTATTGGGACAGCTTTTAAGAAACtatatcaaatttttaatctaACCTTATATGATCCTGttttaaagataataaaagaattgacccctttcaaaaataaaaagtggAAGAGCGAACACATGGATCTAATTTCTGgtgtttatttatatcaaaaattagATTTGTTAGATAATTGGGTAACTGGTAAGGATATCAATGGTGAAATTAATGATGCATGTGGTGAAGAGATTGCATTACGTGCCTTGTTAcaattttacaattttagACATTACAAATCTCAAATGGAAGTGTTTGGTTATgccgaaaaaaaaaatgatggGATTTTTACAAGAGAAACTGAACAATcataggaaaaaaagaaaaaaaggaaaaaaggaaaaaagaaaaacatatatatatatttgtaaaattgttatagtttttatttgtctattttattttagtgCTCTGTATGAAAATTACAGAGGgcttattattttcttgtaaTTATATGAGATTCGTGTCATATTATGGACGTTTGGATTATACAGaaagctttttttattgtaatatattttttcgtgtgtgtgtgtgttttttttttctcttttttggCGTGCTAATAAGATTGTTATTTTGTGGTCATTGTTTATCCTTATCGCATAAGCTTTTCCTCCCTCCTCGCTCCTTCGTTTTAGtgaattaatattataagatATACTTGTTCTAaagattattaataataacataacAAACTGGGaaccaataatataaaaaaaaaaatataccaaAAGCTAAAAATcgttaatattaacaattaGGTATGACTTGGCATGATGATCTATTCAATGTGATATCTCAATGTGCGCCAAAAAATGTTTCTtcacaacaaaaaaaacacctATATTCAGATATACTTGATTTATTAGAGAGCATAGTTATTGATCAAAAAAGGCTTTTTCAAGATTCTGTTTTGCGCAGATTGATTACCCAATATGAGGGGATAACTAGTCCAATTGATGACCGAGGTTCAAGTCTAGAGACTTTGGAAAAATGGAATAAACTTtacaatataataaaaacattagCAATGTGCACAGataaaaattcaatgattcaacaattaaaaatgttaaataCAGTACTTTCTCCAATAAGATCCGATAACGGTTCTTTTATAATACCAAATAACAACATTATTGAAAGTCCTTATTCCAATAGAAGAAATTCTACCATAGATTTAGATTCGCCGTCTCCCATTGAAAAACATGcgaataaaaattatagtaACCGTGATTCATTTGAGTCATTTGAAAACTTGGAGGATAGACTAAGCGAAATAAGGAGCCGATCTTCTAGATACACACATATCAGCAAAACAAACGGGTTAGTGCCCTCAGCACTTGAGGATTATACGGAAACTCTGAGGGCGTTTAGTGATAAATACTATCCTGATTTACTTTCTGAAAATGAGCTTCTAAAACACATGTCTTACACTTTATTAGGAATAACAACAGCACTTTTCCCCATCAAAAATGACACAACGatacaaatacaaatacCAACTAATGTTAGTAATGGGGACAGCGCAATATTAcacaatatttttgaagCTTCTATTCTTTACCAGTATTTGAACAATTTTTTACagaaaattcaaaatttcaATCACAATTCTGTTGCATATAATATAACGCCattgaaaatatcattACTTTCGAAACTTCAATCAAATTTGCAAACGTATATGGAATTTGTAAACCATGATGTTGTGTTAGCTAGATCGTTGAAGGAGgtgtatttattaatttatgaCAAAATTCTAGAACTTagattttataaatatgttATTGATCTAGTGCCAACAAAGCATGGTGATGAATTGTTGTCATTTCTAAAGAAGTTACAGAACCATGGGGATAAGGAATTAGAATATTGGTCTAATGATTTGGCAACAGCAATGCAAGGTCTTTATGAAacatatttaattaattggTTGACCAAGGGGGAATTGGATGCTTCCTTTTCCAGTAGtcttgatttttttatatattacgACAATTCTGctaagaaagaagaaaaaacaactttAAATTCATCCTTACTTATGAATACACGTCATGGAGGTTTCATTGATTTGGATAGGTACAAACTGaacaaaaataagataccattttatttattttccttttctaaGAGTCTAAGTGAAAAGTTGGGTTACAAAGTGTACgaaattggaaaaagttTATTGTACTTATTATATTACTGTGAAGAATTTTCCTGGGTTAATGAATTTACCAGAACTTTTGAGCAgcatttttccaaaatcaatatttttgtaaaacaAGAAGAGTTTATATCCATTATCGAGAAACAATACTATAGTGTTATTGATTATATTCACAAAGTCTTAGAAGATAAATACTATTTTATGGAGGTCATTAAAATGCTAAAAGATTTGTTACTTATGGGCAACGGGAATTTTATCAGCATTGTTTTAAGAGAATCGCagtcttttttaaatgctGAAGCACAATTTTTACAAAGCTCTGCTTTAACTAATTCGTTAAGGATTTCCATACAGTCAAGCTCGCTACGTCATTTGTTGAACaaatatgataataatgaaatagTAAATTGTGTTGATGCTCGTATCTTAGAATCAGGACATGGGTCAATTGGTTGGGATGTGTTTACTTTGGACTTCATAATATTCAAACCATTAGAGATTGTGATTGGTGCtgataaaaagaaaaactatCTAAagatatttaattttttgtggAAATTGAAAAGGGTTGAGTTTGAATCTCTTAAATGGTGGGAAACGAATAATTCTATAGTACGGGATTTTACTAAGCTACGCCAGGCggaaagtaataataataaaccatTAATTAAAGATATATTGTCGAAATTTTCAAAGATAAATTGTTGTCGTCATATTATCTTCACATTTATCGAAAAAGTACAgagttatttatttttattttttattgaagtGGAATATTCTAAATTTATGAATGAGTACAGGTTATCTATCAACACTAAGAATAGAGTGGGTATGAATAGTAACGACACTAGTTTCTCTGAGATAAACAACACAGATAACATTTTATTGCCTTCTGGGATAGGTGTGCCTTTAAATGGGTTGGGCGACAGTTTGAATATGGAGGAGCTTAAGGAATTACATGAAAACTTTATAAAAAGTTTAGTGGAtcatatattattaaccaactctaataataattatgtaGGAAAAATTTCTGGGCAATTTTACTCTACTTCATTAACTTCAATGATAAAAAGCATTTTACAATTTACCAAAACTTATAATATCTTAAATGAGACTATGTatgaaatttatttaaagtttAATTTATCCTCGATTGATGGTTTGAATTCTATTTTATCTAAATTCAACAACTCATTGTTACAAATAGCTAAGgattttaaagtttttgaggagcaaaaaaatgttttgcTAAGAGACTTAAGGTTGGATACGAACTTGCCTCAAACAGCTTTAGAATTAAGTAATTTTCTAAGGTAGATAGTGTGATCATgtagtttatttatttatttttttggaaaactgtaatatatatatatatatgtaatttttttttttttttttttcacatacttttttttcttaacaaaaaattctaTTAAACTTTAATGGGATAAAAAGTTCtcataataaaagattttacTGAAGGCCTTAACATATACTCGtatttattctttcttttgtaTAACAAATCACAACTTAGAGGATTGTTTTCATTAGGGAGCGAATTATTATCTATTCTACTATTGGTAACAATTTTATCACTAGGTTCTAGTTCCTTAGAATGGTGAATAGTTGAAGTTTCATATTTATCCAATTGCTCATTGGTATTTTTCAGTCTCTGCTTCAGATTTATTCTGACAGTATATTCTCTAATCAACAAACTCATCAATAAGGCAGcaacaaaacaaaagcCTGCAAAAATCTGTGTGTGCAAATATGGATTATCTTTATGTTTTGGAACAGTTAAAGCTTGTGCTACAACTTCacaaaacaataatggAGGCGAGGAAGAAAGGTTCATCCAACCCCAAGCAGCAGAAAAATCTGAAGGCGGTACCAAATCAGCAATTAGAACAGCGTTCATGACATTGGCAACACCAACACAACATCCGACACatattgaaaagaaaattaactGAATAAAAGTATGCGCTGTTATCCAAAAtgcaaataaaaagatacaTAGCAATAGTGTCATTAAGGAAGTTACATTTGATCTACCCAGTCTATCACCTAATAAACCCATTCCTGGTCTCCCAAAACATTGAGCAGCATTAATTACTGCAGTCAAAATAGAGGCTTGATGACGGGATAACCCCTTGGAAATACCATATGAGGCCAAAGtaaaaatcattaaattATAACCAAAAATAGCCAAGGAAAAGCAAATAGCAATGATATTCACATGATATGACTTGataattttcaaagaaaacccaattttaaattgttttacaatattttctttagtCAATCCCATTGGCTTGACTGGATTATGTTgtttgatgaaaataatcgCAATAAGAAT is part of the Saccharomycodes ludwigii strain NBRC 1722 chromosome III, whole genome shotgun sequence genome and encodes:
- the FAR11 gene encoding Far11p (similar to Saccharomyces cerevisiae YNL127W | FAR11 | Factor ARrest), coding for MLHSNQTYSHSSVSTHSSPSSSSSSSSLPSRSSSSPSNLSVDSPKEEDINNGVNYDYVTYDIADQLPTTEEQYIEELEKRLQQSLDRDPNNMPDNNSILKSINPRKEDDQMHSSFSNVNDININPVAIHGASSGITFQIPKRVSSPKLLRTKSQPSSSNSLRSLAKYKEESFLPLSSSSSSSLNNKPLSSSSSSLLKRKQDNIETNNTILNETANRKNRSKTITKKIDKQDIEEESKDVNTNKIKDDTRKYNAYNVKRVPKFEINLGEDEEEEEEEEEEEEEEHNRQQQQHGEDDDDDDDDDDDEFNIIQEKEPEEHIKINELDFDNEDEISEIRNEELPDFRDFEQTEEEDEEDENNDFAKVDEIDGPISNSPNNNYDDSTTNLTVHRDIPLILDQNIGSYNNSNNKAHLNTYNKDHDANSTQIYKNDSEYLACPSSYLDKDYNIPVASDLQKQLDKRASEIMQSAEHNNFYGKQYNGIYQPLTKPLLNWEYKSVYSINHEVSSWFHSLGDYRLIEQAICSIEDIDTILDSLIADDIVNWTKIAYYSMGVYGKCSKVNELERSLIENNLNLNRKAGLKILKIFKEHLILCRDSKKKLTNYTNLLKLSSTVVYLMITVALSKRRDYSSTNDDRVSEITELCDIIDDLDLLVFLLQYIEHWRWHSRLAMRIRDVIQILYKLIVLQFGDETIFKNAEKYCYKKNGIPFPGYDDLADVKTGSGPGKTKYPSTNFEQSSKLKVNPVQFESFKEDITSRFPVAELDSYMEENFDNPNSLAQFLEITRPKSKNILNNNLPAPQQDLQLSGKIVHTPYPSPLLEPMSMMSNNNVSNNTNFVGGMKKSNGKKTFQVNLAYPFVFPVNEPTNFHELPYNVQEAMDIMTHSVQETLESVQLSYEKTLFMEKERGWLDPSQDKRVPQKFCYEQDINTNQNAKIMKRIERLYEGGLPTFNSLIYVVLQIIETNLNNKNYDSTNSSQKAILKSKTTVLASSLGIVYLLCKWFRLSHICKFEYFITLIYDSKYVDICASLIENNFVIDRYNSIFNVENDINDFWTYCSKYFKKSDGILEAQERTKLNVGINTTNDASIVSNDNNKKTDFDSDDEGEGINGSYSEDDHDLNIIYLNVEFYSLSLLQQLLGKRTQRLKDLPLTIGTAFKKLYQIFNLTLYDPVLKIIKELTPFKNKKWKSEHMDLISGVYLYQKLDLLDNWVTGKDINGEINDACGEEIALRALLQFYNFRHYKSQMEVFGYAEKKNDGIFTRETEQS
- the SPC98 gene encoding Spc98p (similar to Saccharomyces cerevisiae YNL126W | SPC98 | Spindle Pole Component), translating into MTWHDDLFNVISQCAPKNVSSQQKKHLYSDILDLLESIVIDQKRLFQDSVLRRLITQYEGITSPIDDRGSSLETLEKWNKLYNIIKTLAMCTDKNSMIQQLKMLNTVLSPIRSDNGSFIIPNNNIIESPYSNRRNSTIDLDSPSPIEKHANKNYSNRDSFESFENLEDRLSEIRSRSSRYTHISKTNGLVPSALEDYTETLRAFSDKYYPDLLSENELLKHMSYTLLGITTALFPIKNDTTIQIQIPTNVSNGDSAILHNIFEASILYQYLNNFLQKIQNFNHNSVAYNITPLKISLLSKLQSNLQTYMEFVNHDVVLARSLKEVYLLIYDKILELRFYKYVIDLVPTKHGDELLSFLKKLQNHGDKELEYWSNDLATAMQGLYETYLINWLTKGELDASFSSSLDFFIYYDNSAKKEEKTTLNSSLLMNTRHGGFIDLDRYKLNKNKIPFYLFSFSKSLSEKLGYKVYEIGKSLLYLLYYCEEFSWVNEFTRTFEQHFSKINIFVKQEEFISIIEKQYYSVIDYIHKVLEDKYYFMEVIKMLKDLLLMGNGNFISIVLRESQSFLNAEAQFLQSSALTNSLRISIQSSSLRHLLNKYDNNEIVNCVDARILESGHGSIGWDVFTLDFIIFKPLEIVIGADKKKNYLKIFNFLWKLKRVEFESLKWWETNNSIVRDFTKLRQAESNNNKPLIKDILSKFSKINCCRHIIFTFIEKVQSYLFLFFIEVEYSKFMNEYRLSINTKNRVGMNSNDTSFSEINNTDNILLPSGIGVPLNGLGDSLNMEELKELHENFIKSLVDHILLTNSNNNYVGKISGQFYSTSLTSMIKSILQFTKTYNILNETMYEIYLKFNLSSIDGLNSILSKFNNSLLQIAKDFKVFEEQKNVLLRDLRLDTNLPQTALELSNFLR